The following coding sequences lie in one Carassius gibelio isolate Cgi1373 ecotype wild population from Czech Republic chromosome A17, carGib1.2-hapl.c, whole genome shotgun sequence genomic window:
- the LOC127933243 gene encoding uncharacterized protein LOC127933243 — protein sequence MRPLDQTLPQPARSAALQLKTSLLLWADFLSLWTVSHQKKKQRISEGFPGDRIFFDKWRNSQYAKREEYLLSHFTHRKPSAARVSKLIAQEGWKSNYPKPKEIERLWKPAPKLLIETDQTIMKCVSQQTWKGIAIKDFGPQLGLGVVATQRFSKGDIVCDYHGKVITAAAGRAMMQDIHDEAGYLFFFKAGQRELCIDAQTFPCECHPDADTFGRRINHSSKMPNLKPLHCVLKVNGEEKDVVLFKALQDISVDTQLKFVFQRRGPTHPASPGPKFGKIYHQTVATLTSVYM from the exons ATGAGACCTCTGGACCAAACTCTCCCACAACCAGCAAGGAGTGCAGCGCTCCAACTAAAGACTTCTCTGCTTTTGTGGGCAGATTTCCTGTCTCTCTGGACAGTcagccaccaaaaaaaaaaacagcggatCAGCGAAGGGTTTCCTGGAGACCGCATCTTTTTTGACAAGTGGAGAAACTCCCAGTATGCCAAGAGAGAGGAATATCTGCTGT CACACTTCACACACCGCAAGCCTTCAGCTGCAAGGGTGTCAAAGCTGATTGCGCAGGAGGGGTGGAAGAGCAACTACCCGAAGCCTAAAGAGATTGAGCGGTTGTGGAAACCAGCTCCAAAGCTATTAATTGAGACAGATCAAACAATAATGAAATGTGTCTCTCAGCAGACCTGGAAAGGCATTGCCATTAAGGACTTTGGTCCCCAGCTAGGTCTAG GTGTGGTTGCAACCCAGCGGTTTTCTAAAGGTGACATAGTTTGCGATTACCACGGAAAGGTAATAACGGCTGCTGCAGGTAGAGCCATGATGCAGGACATTCATGATGAGGCTGGGTACCTCTTCTTCTTTAAAGCTGGCCAAAGAGAACTGTGCATTGATGCTCAGACATTCCCTTGCGAATGCCACCCAGACGCAGACACATTTGGCAGGAGGATCAATCATTCTTCCAAGATGCCCAACCTGAAGCCCCTTCACTGTGTGTTAAAGGTGAATGGAGAGGAAAAAGATGTTGTCCTCTTCAAGGCACTGCAGGACATCAGTGTGGACACACAGCTCAAATTTGTCTTTCAGAGGAGAGGGCCTACTCATCCAGCCAGTCCAGGTCCAAAGTTTGGCAAAATATACCATCAAACTGTGGCCACACTCACTTCTGTCTACATGTGA